In Colwellia sp. PAMC 20917, a single genomic region encodes these proteins:
- the pta gene encoding phosphate acetyltransferase, translating to MSHRIMLIPVGFGVGLSSVVQGLLHACQQKGINVGHFKPISQPARRLLAHKNNTVQSKLNTPNLGTSVSLAYVEQQMGDGKHDIVLEKIVGDFNQFEKQHDVVIIEGLIPTTRQPYAGRINRDVAQALSADIVLVAAPDNDSAEEFEDRLEVSAETFGGIKNKRLIGCIINKINSPDKDEYGLLPRESDFNSEFDLATLINLSIFKNRHFDLLGTVLWEMDLIAPRVMDICNYLNAEVLNAGDMSHRRIRSISFCARSVGNLMSHLQPSRLIVTPGDRTDIIIATCLSALNGTKVGALLLTNGYKPNEQVMTLCQQALDAGLPVLSVPWDTWQTSRHLMNYNPETPADDIQRHEKVREYIADNLSANWLQQLSENVAQSSQMSPPAFRHKLTELARSANKLIVLPEGTDIRTIKAAAICVERGIARCQLLGDKESILLIAEQQGIQLPRGLLITDPNLIRDHYIAPLVELRKHKGLTEVVAKQELQDNVVLATMMLQLGEVDGLVSGAINTTANTIRPALQLIKTAEGSSLVSSVFFMLLPEQVLVYGDCAINPEPTAEQLSEIAIQSADSAIKFGIDPKVAMISYSTGSSGVGADVEKVAKATKLAQAKRPDLIIDGPLQYDAAIMENVAKKKAPNSPVAGKANVFIFPDLNTGNTTYKAVQRSAHLVSIGPMLQGMRKPVNDLSRGALVDDIVYTIALTAIQAKV from the coding sequence ATGTCACATAGAATCATGTTGATCCCAGTAGGTTTTGGCGTTGGACTTAGCAGTGTTGTGCAAGGCTTACTTCATGCGTGTCAGCAAAAAGGTATAAATGTCGGCCATTTTAAACCAATAAGTCAACCCGCTCGTCGTTTATTAGCTCACAAAAATAATACGGTTCAAAGTAAGCTCAATACTCCAAATTTAGGGACTTCGGTATCATTAGCTTATGTTGAACAACAAATGGGCGATGGCAAGCATGATATTGTTTTAGAAAAGATTGTTGGAGATTTTAATCAATTTGAAAAACAACATGATGTGGTGATTATTGAAGGACTGATACCAACGACACGCCAACCTTACGCGGGCAGAATCAACCGAGATGTTGCTCAAGCCCTGTCAGCAGATATTGTCTTGGTGGCAGCGCCCGATAACGATAGCGCTGAAGAGTTTGAGGACCGTTTAGAAGTTAGTGCGGAAACTTTTGGCGGAATAAAAAACAAACGCCTTATTGGTTGTATTATTAATAAGATTAATAGTCCCGACAAAGATGAGTATGGATTACTGCCTCGTGAAAGTGATTTTAATAGTGAGTTCGATCTTGCTACGCTAATTAATTTATCGATATTTAAAAATCGTCATTTTGACTTGTTAGGTACTGTCTTATGGGAAATGGACTTAATCGCGCCACGGGTCATGGATATTTGCAATTATCTCAATGCTGAAGTGTTAAATGCAGGTGATATGTCGCATCGCCGTATCCGCAGTATCAGTTTTTGTGCACGCAGCGTTGGCAATTTAATGAGCCATTTGCAACCAAGTCGATTAATTGTTACTCCTGGGGACCGAACCGACATTATTATCGCCACTTGTTTGTCGGCCTTAAATGGTACAAAAGTGGGGGCATTATTATTGACTAATGGCTATAAACCCAACGAACAAGTAATGACACTTTGTCAACAAGCTTTAGACGCTGGCCTACCCGTTCTTTCTGTGCCTTGGGATACTTGGCAAACGTCTCGTCATTTAATGAACTACAACCCAGAAACCCCTGCCGATGATATTCAACGTCATGAAAAAGTAAGAGAATATATCGCTGATAACTTGTCTGCGAATTGGTTACAGCAACTGTCTGAAAATGTCGCACAAAGTAGCCAAATGTCTCCACCAGCATTTAGGCATAAGCTCACGGAACTTGCTCGTAGTGCAAATAAACTGATTGTTTTACCAGAAGGCACAGATATTAGAACCATTAAGGCTGCTGCAATATGTGTTGAACGTGGCATTGCTCGTTGTCAGTTACTGGGCGATAAAGAAAGTATTTTATTGATTGCAGAGCAACAAGGTATTCAATTACCAAGAGGACTATTAATTACCGACCCCAACTTAATTCGAGACCACTACATTGCTCCTTTAGTTGAGTTGAGAAAACATAAAGGATTAACCGAAGTGGTCGCAAAACAAGAACTACAAGACAACGTGGTCTTAGCAACAATGATGTTGCAACTCGGTGAAGTGGACGGTTTAGTCTCTGGGGCTATTAATACCACTGCAAATACGATTCGCCCTGCCCTGCAATTAATTAAAACGGCTGAAGGAAGTTCATTAGTTTCATCTGTTTTCTTTATGTTATTACCTGAGCAAGTTCTAGTATATGGTGATTGTGCAATAAACCCTGAGCCCACTGCGGAACAACTCTCTGAGATAGCGATACAATCTGCCGACTCAGCAATAAAGTTTGGCATTGACCCTAAGGTAGCCATGATAAGTTACAGCACGGGCAGTTCGGGGGTTGGTGCCGATGTAGAAAAAGTAGCAAAAGCAACCAAACTCGCGCAAGCAAAACGACCTGATTTGATCATCGATGGACCGCTGCAATATGATGCCGCCATTATGGAAAATGTTGCCAAGAAAAAAGCGCCTAACAGCCCTGTTGCGGGTAAAGCCAATGTCTTCATCTTTCCTGATTTAAATACCGGTAATACCACCTACAAAGCGGTACAACGTTCTGCACACTTAGTCAGTATTGGGCCAATGTTACAAGGCATGCGAAAACCGGTTAACGACCTTTCCCGTGGTGCTTTAGTCGATGATATCGTCTATACAATTGCCTTAACAGCCATTCAGGCAAAAGTATAG
- a CDS encoding ACT domain-containing protein: MSTLTLKLLEETFAIHSLASDIEIPKAVFDAPIFFIAKTYEETSIVLPQSINIVSDEVEKDWQALEVVGPLDFTLTGILSKISTILANEKISIFAISTFDTDYILVKSNNVSLATTALISNDYQII; the protein is encoded by the coding sequence ATGAGCACTCTTACCCTCAAATTACTTGAAGAAACGTTTGCTATTCATAGTTTAGCCAGCGATATCGAAATACCAAAAGCGGTGTTTGATGCACCAATCTTTTTTATTGCAAAAACCTATGAAGAAACATCCATTGTATTACCTCAAAGTATCAACATTGTTAGTGATGAAGTTGAAAAAGACTGGCAAGCACTTGAAGTTGTCGGCCCATTGGATTTTACGCTAACGGGTATTTTATCAAAAATATCAACAATTTTAGCCAATGAAAAAATCAGTATTTTTGCTATATCTACTTTTGATACTGATTATATTTTAGTAAAATCAAATAATGTATCTCTAGCAACCACTGCATTGATATCTAATGATTACCAAATAATTTAG
- a CDS encoding Spx/MgsR family RNA polymerase-binding regulatory protein has protein sequence MTTIYGINNCDSTVKATKWLDKQDIEYTFFDFKKQPLTPELLNEFLSNSSWEVLLNKRSTTFRNLPEAIKSNLTDDVIFQAVLAQPTLLKRPLIAHNNAFEVGFKEPVYKTLFLS, from the coding sequence ATGACCACTATTTACGGCATAAATAATTGCGATAGTACTGTAAAAGCGACAAAATGGCTTGATAAGCAAGATATTGAGTACACTTTTTTTGATTTTAAGAAACAACCATTAACGCCTGAGTTACTCAATGAATTTCTCAGCAACAGCTCTTGGGAAGTTTTACTCAATAAACGTAGTACCACTTTTAGAAACCTACCCGAAGCGATTAAGAGCAATTTAACTGATGATGTTATTTTCCAAGCAGTTTTGGCTCAACCGACCTTACTCAAAAGACCTTTAATCGCTCACAACAACGCTTTTGAAGTGGGTTTTAAAGAGCCAGTATATAAAACACTATTTTTATCATGA
- the dapE gene encoding succinyl-diaminopimelate desuccinylase, which produces MSNLKTEHDVIMLAKDLIARPSVTPEDFGCQKMMSERLGVLGFNNETMVFEDTTNLWSRRGTTEPVFCFAGHTDVVPAGNLALWHTPPFEPTIIDGMLYGRGAADMKGSLAAMLIATARFVNDHPDHKGSIAYLITSDEEGPFINGTTRVIDTLEARHEKINYCIVGEPTSSDRVGDIVKNGRRGSISGELIIHGKQGHVAYPDHVKNPIHLAMPALAELSQMHWDNGNAYFPKTSFQLSNIESGTGATNVVPGHLTAWFNLRFSTELNFQNIIDKIDAVLIKHQLTYEIKWTFNGKPFITEPGTLLDSAVKAIKTVTNIDAELSTSGGTSDGRFIAPTGAQVIELGPCNATIHQVNESVSCNDLILLTDIYYHTLVNALTDPTTTA; this is translated from the coding sequence ATGAGTAACTTAAAGACAGAACATGACGTTATCATGTTAGCGAAAGATTTAATTGCCCGCCCGTCAGTAACCCCTGAAGATTTTGGTTGTCAAAAAATGATGTCAGAGCGTCTAGGCGTTTTGGGATTTAACAATGAAACTATGGTTTTCGAAGATACGACCAATCTCTGGTCAAGACGCGGCACGACTGAGCCAGTATTTTGCTTTGCCGGTCATACTGATGTTGTTCCTGCAGGTAACTTAGCGCTTTGGCATACTCCCCCTTTTGAGCCAACCATTATTGATGGCATGTTGTACGGGCGTGGTGCTGCAGATATGAAAGGCAGTTTAGCCGCAATGCTAATTGCTACAGCACGCTTTGTAAATGATCATCCCGACCATAAGGGCTCAATAGCTTACCTTATTACTAGTGATGAAGAAGGGCCTTTTATCAATGGCACCACGCGTGTTATCGATACCCTTGAAGCTCGTCATGAGAAAATTAACTATTGTATTGTTGGTGAGCCAACCAGCTCAGATAGGGTCGGTGATATCGTTAAAAATGGTCGCCGCGGCTCTATCTCTGGTGAACTAATCATTCACGGTAAACAAGGCCATGTTGCCTACCCTGATCATGTAAAAAACCCTATCCATTTAGCTATGCCTGCTTTAGCCGAACTTAGTCAAATGCACTGGGATAACGGTAATGCTTATTTTCCTAAAACGAGTTTTCAGTTATCAAACATCGAGTCGGGAACTGGCGCAACTAATGTTGTACCTGGCCATTTAACCGCATGGTTTAATTTACGTTTTAGTACCGAATTAAATTTTCAAAATATCATCGATAAAATTGATGCTGTCCTTATTAAACATCAATTAACCTATGAAATTAAATGGACATTTAATGGTAAGCCGTTTATTACTGAACCTGGCACTTTGCTTGACTCTGCGGTAAAAGCTATAAAGACAGTCACCAATATTGATGCTGAATTATCAACGTCTGGTGGCACTTCAGATGGCCGTTTTATTGCCCCTACAGGTGCACAAGTGATTGAACTTGGACCGTGCAATGCCACAATTCATCAAGTCAACGAGAGTGTCAGCTGTAATGATTTAATTTTACTTACTGATATTTATTATCATACACTGGTTAATGCACTCACTGACCCAACAACCACAGCTTAA
- a CDS encoding M15 family metallopeptidase, giving the protein MTEILTNRQLTGHDNSHITWLDEQTGIHHQALTAWQAMSDEAKLAGFDLKIASGYRNFTRQLTIWNRKFSGQLAIKDKQGATLDINKITEQAIVQGILYFSALPGASRHHWGCDIDIYAKNLLADDEKLQLEPWEFAVGGPFYPLNQWLTQHASRFGFYFPYDKFRGGVAVEPWHLSYWPIAQHGERLLTENLLNSVLLSSDILGKEEILQNLSTIYQQYIQNIGSIHYG; this is encoded by the coding sequence ATGACTGAAATATTAACTAACAGACAATTAACTGGCCACGACAATAGCCATATTACTTGGTTAGATGAGCAGACAGGAATTCATCACCAAGCGTTAACTGCATGGCAAGCTATGTCTGATGAAGCAAAGTTGGCCGGCTTTGATCTGAAAATCGCCAGTGGATATAGAAACTTCACTCGACAATTAACTATTTGGAACCGAAAGTTTTCAGGTCAGCTCGCGATTAAAGATAAGCAAGGGGCAACCCTAGATATTAATAAAATAACGGAACAAGCAATTGTTCAGGGTATTTTATACTTTTCGGCACTTCCTGGGGCAAGCCGTCATCATTGGGGATGCGACATCGATATCTATGCTAAAAATTTATTAGCTGACGATGAAAAGCTACAGTTAGAGCCATGGGAGTTTGCTGTTGGGGGGCCTTTTTATCCATTAAACCAATGGCTAACTCAACATGCTAGTCGCTTTGGCTTTTACTTTCCTTATGATAAATTTCGCGGTGGTGTCGCTGTAGAGCCTTGGCATTTATCTTATTGGCCAATAGCGCAACATGGAGAAAGGTTATTAACTGAGAACCTGCTTAATTCGGTTCTTTTAAGCTCAGATATCTTGGGGAAAGAAGAGATTCTTCAGAACCTATCAACTATTTATCAGCAATATATTCAAAATATTGGGAGTATTCACTATGGATAA
- the bamC gene encoding outer membrane protein assembly factor BamC, with protein sequence MNRRIFYFSLLSLAVTGCGSVNNKSAMGDFEYAKVKEAKQIGVPTGLNKPEVNAKFFISDAINNKGPIGQDVDVRAPSLVLPVASSSRVVPGTMNAKIWFDQILEDTDLKDFITEALREQLASDGVELTAIGNDNNVFESAWYHEEDVSGYWLFKTVDSSESMRFTYQFESKPHGRSVALSVKLIDYMRTDKKGASKTMDIIDKQRAEMAMLNEVVAQVDFKYRLQQRENRLMRANQKFVTIGENAQAEPAYIAEIDIEMLWSNMPLFFTDYGFEITDLNESKKIYFVDFVKPENSFWSVIWGDDVPVIDLEPAKYQFVLNDEQGKTSVTIYDADGNPLPVEVLERIFPVMERGLSFRDAF encoded by the coding sequence ATGAATCGTCGTATATTTTATTTTTCCTTGTTAAGTCTTGCAGTAACAGGTTGTGGCAGTGTTAATAACAAAAGCGCTATGGGCGATTTTGAATACGCCAAAGTCAAAGAAGCTAAACAAATAGGTGTTCCGACAGGTTTGAATAAGCCTGAAGTCAATGCAAAGTTTTTTATCTCAGACGCCATCAATAATAAAGGGCCAATTGGCCAAGATGTTGATGTCAGAGCACCTTCATTGGTTCTTCCTGTCGCTTCATCTTCACGTGTTGTTCCAGGTACAATGAACGCTAAAATTTGGTTTGACCAAATATTAGAAGATACTGATTTGAAAGACTTCATCACTGAAGCACTGCGTGAACAACTCGCCAGTGATGGTGTAGAGTTAACGGCTATCGGTAATGATAACAACGTATTTGAGTCGGCTTGGTACCATGAAGAAGACGTTTCTGGTTACTGGTTATTTAAAACGGTAGATAGCAGTGAGAGCATGCGCTTTACCTACCAGTTTGAAAGTAAACCTCATGGTCGAAGTGTCGCTTTAAGTGTTAAATTAATTGATTACATGCGCACCGACAAGAAAGGCGCAAGTAAAACAATGGACATCATTGACAAACAACGCGCAGAAATGGCAATGCTTAATGAAGTTGTTGCTCAGGTTGATTTTAAATATCGATTGCAGCAACGTGAAAACCGTTTAATGCGAGCTAATCAAAAGTTTGTCACTATTGGTGAAAACGCTCAAGCAGAGCCTGCATATATTGCTGAAATTGATATTGAAATGCTTTGGTCAAATATGCCATTGTTTTTTACAGATTATGGCTTTGAGATAACAGATCTTAATGAAAGTAAGAAAATATACTTTGTTGATTTTGTGAAGCCTGAAAATAGCTTTTGGTCAGTTATATGGGGTGATGACGTCCCTGTTATTGATCTTGAGCCAGCTAAGTACCAATTTGTACTTAACGATGAACAAGGTAAAACCTCGGTAACTATCTATGATGCTGATGGTAATCCTTTACCCGTTGAAGTACTAGAGCGTATTTTTCCAGTCATGGAAAGAGGCTTATCTTTTAGAGATGCTTTTTAA
- a CDS encoding glycine cleavage system protein R: MSQYLVLTAMGADRTGSVSELTKLASKCGCNIIDSRMAIFGLEFSLIMLLSGSAKAINQIENKLPGVAVKLELTTMMKRTSGYKKREFTHHYQVDYAGIDQPGLLKAVTAFFATRNIDLSSLKSEIDPVTNQMRATILIALTEDTSIAQLESDYFELCEQVDVQGCIKKVNSNLI, translated from the coding sequence ATGTCTCAATATTTAGTACTCACAGCAATGGGTGCAGACAGAACAGGAAGTGTTAGTGAGCTTACGAAGCTAGCGAGTAAATGTGGCTGTAATATTATTGACAGTAGAATGGCGATATTTGGCCTAGAGTTTTCTTTGATTATGTTATTAAGTGGCAGTGCGAAAGCGATTAATCAAATTGAAAATAAGTTACCTGGCGTAGCAGTCAAGCTTGAATTAACCACCATGATGAAAAGAACCTCTGGTTATAAAAAAAGAGAGTTCACCCATCATTATCAAGTTGATTATGCCGGTATCGACCAACCTGGTTTATTAAAAGCGGTGACCGCATTTTTTGCCACTCGCAATATTGACTTATCATCGTTAAAATCAGAAATTGACCCCGTCACTAATCAAATGCGCGCGACCATATTAATAGCTTTAACCGAAGACACAAGTATTGCACAGCTAGAAAGCGACTACTTTGAACTCTGCGAACAAGTTGATGTGCAAGGCTGCATTAAAAAAGTGAATTCAAACCTTATATAA
- the bcp gene encoding thioredoxin-dependent thiol peroxidase, producing the protein MKTITVGETAPLFTLLDENSDKVALADYIGKKQVLVYFYPKAMTPGCTVQAQGLRDSKSELEQLNTIVFGISPDEPKKLIKFCQRDALNFTLLSDVDHSVADAFGVWGLKKFMGKEYDGIHRLSFLIGLNGKISHVFNKFKTKNHHEVVLDVLTLTTKN; encoded by the coding sequence ATGAAAACAATAACTGTTGGCGAAACCGCACCACTATTTACTTTACTTGATGAAAATAGCGATAAAGTCGCTTTAGCTGATTATATTGGTAAAAAACAAGTACTGGTCTATTTTTATCCTAAAGCCATGACCCCAGGCTGTACTGTGCAAGCACAGGGGCTAAGAGACAGTAAAAGCGAACTTGAACAATTAAATACAATAGTCTTTGGCATTAGTCCCGACGAACCGAAGAAGTTAATTAAGTTTTGTCAGCGCGATGCATTAAACTTCACGTTATTGTCAGATGTTGATCACAGTGTTGCTGACGCCTTTGGCGTATGGGGATTGAAAAAATTTATGGGTAAAGAATACGACGGCATCCATCGTTTAAGTTTTTTAATTGGCTTAAATGGCAAAATTAGTCACGTATTTAATAAATTCAAGACAAAAAACCACCATGAAGTTGTTTTAGACGTTTTAACCCTAACGACTAAAAATTAA
- a CDS encoding YgjP-like metallopeptidase domain-containing protein encodes MPAPLKYLSAYSLDIQHKVQAMITAKKLSAYLLAKYPVTHQIYNDKALRSYVMDIKNQYLKKSEPLSQIKYDDKIHVINNALGLHTYVSRVQGSKLKSKNEIRIGALFKKTPETFLQMIVVHELAHLKEKDHNKNFYKLCQHMQADYHQVELDLRIYLTQVELFGDIYN; translated from the coding sequence ATGCCTGCTCCTTTAAAATACCTTTCAGCCTATTCTTTAGATATTCAACATAAAGTACAAGCAATGATAACGGCTAAGAAGTTATCTGCGTATTTGTTAGCAAAATACCCAGTTACCCATCAAATATATAACGATAAAGCCCTGCGCAGCTATGTGATGGATATTAAAAATCAGTACTTAAAAAAATCTGAACCATTAAGCCAAATAAAGTACGACGATAAAATTCATGTTATTAATAACGCATTAGGCTTGCACACTTATGTATCAAGGGTTCAAGGCAGTAAGCTGAAAAGTAAAAATGAAATACGCATTGGCGCTTTATTTAAAAAAACGCCTGAAACATTTTTGCAAATGATCGTAGTTCACGAACTTGCCCATTTAAAAGAAAAAGATCATAACAAAAATTTCTATAAACTTTGTCAGCATATGCAAGCAGATTATCACCAAGTAGAGCTAGATTTACGCATTTACTTGACCCAAGTAGAGTTATTTGGCGATATTTACAATTAA
- a CDS encoding AAA family ATPase, whose protein sequence is MNITHVKKRIVLTGGPGGGKTTAIDLIRREFSGKIATVPEAATMIFSGGIARSNNNHVLKTQQTAIFNLQKHLEDIQRATFEHSIILCDRGSLDGLAYWPGNDDEFFQAMDSTLTDELARYDAVIFFESAAKSGESIKSNNPIRNESEKAAIILDDKLQTIWSQHPNFNLIHSAESFINKVMFGITTIEKIIEQYQKDSG, encoded by the coding sequence ATGAATATTACTCATGTAAAAAAACGTATCGTTCTTACTGGCGGCCCTGGCGGCGGTAAAACCACCGCGATTGATCTTATTCGCCGTGAATTTTCAGGAAAAATAGCGACCGTCCCCGAAGCAGCAACGATGATTTTCAGTGGCGGCATTGCTCGTTCAAATAATAATCATGTACTAAAAACACAACAAACTGCTATTTTTAATTTGCAAAAACATTTAGAAGATATTCAACGAGCGACTTTTGAGCACAGTATTATTTTATGTGACCGAGGCTCTTTAGACGGCCTAGCTTATTGGCCAGGCAATGATGATGAGTTTTTCCAAGCGATGGATAGCACACTTACTGATGAGTTAGCACGTTACGATGCGGTCATTTTTTTTGAAAGTGCAGCAAAGTCAGGTGAAAGTATCAAAAGTAATAATCCCATTCGTAATGAATCAGAAAAAGCGGCTATCATTCTTGACGATAAGCTACAGACTATTTGGTCACAACATCCTAATTTTAACTTAATTCACAGTGCTGAATCTTTTATCAATAAAGTTATGTTTGGTATCACGACCATTGAAAAAATTATCGAGCAGTATCAAAAAGACTCAGGGTAA
- a CDS encoding AI-2E family transporter, with translation MVSLFSQWYKRKFSDPNAVTLLVILLCAFLFVFLFNNLLMPVFVAIAIAFLLDLPVHRLVRLGLSRTFAVGIVVAGFIGISLVGILGLMPVIWQQSSNLLQEVPQMVSQGQTYLLTLPELYPDLINAGQIETLISAVNDKLIEWGQVALKASLNSISDIVALMIYLILVPLMVFFFLKDKKVLISNFTSFLPKERLMATKVGDEMYQQIMNYIRGKVIEILIVGAASTIAFIVLGLNYAVLLGVLVGLSVLVPYVGATIVTFPVLLVALFQFGTGSEFGYVMIAYGIIQAIDGNIIVPLLFSEAVNLHPVTIIVAVILFGGMWGFWGIFFAIPLATLVKAVLNAWPSNSDYPEQGTV, from the coding sequence ATGGTTTCATTATTTTCTCAATGGTATAAGCGTAAGTTTTCTGATCCAAATGCAGTAACTTTATTGGTTATTCTTTTGTGTGCCTTTCTTTTTGTCTTTTTATTTAATAACTTACTTATGCCGGTCTTTGTTGCTATTGCGATCGCTTTTTTATTAGATTTACCTGTCCATCGTCTAGTTCGTCTTGGCTTATCAAGAACATTTGCCGTGGGTATTGTTGTAGCGGGGTTTATCGGCATTTCTTTAGTCGGTATTCTTGGGCTAATGCCGGTTATTTGGCAACAAAGTAGTAATTTATTACAAGAAGTACCGCAAATGGTGTCTCAGGGACAAACCTATTTGTTAACGCTTCCCGAGTTATATCCTGATTTAATTAATGCCGGACAAATAGAAACATTAATTTCTGCCGTCAATGATAAGTTAATTGAATGGGGACAAGTTGCCTTAAAAGCTTCTCTTAATTCTATTTCTGATATTGTTGCTTTGATGATTTACTTAATTTTAGTGCCGTTAATGGTGTTCTTCTTTCTAAAAGATAAAAAAGTATTAATTTCAAATTTCACCTCATTTCTTCCCAAAGAACGTTTAATGGCGACGAAAGTAGGCGATGAGATGTATCAACAAATTATGAATTATATTCGTGGTAAGGTGATTGAAATCCTTATTGTGGGTGCTGCATCGACCATAGCTTTTATCGTCCTGGGTCTAAATTATGCGGTATTACTTGGTGTTTTAGTGGGGTTGTCGGTACTTGTGCCGTATGTAGGCGCTACCATCGTCACTTTTCCTGTCTTGTTGGTGGCTTTATTTCAATTTGGCACCGGTAGCGAATTCGGTTATGTAATGATAGCTTACGGTATTATTCAAGCTATTGATGGCAATATTATTGTGCCATTATTATTTTCAGAGGCGGTAAATCTCCATCCAGTAACGATTATTGTTGCTGTTATTTTATTTGGCGGCATGTGGGGTTTCTGGGGAATATTCTTTGCTATTCCCCTGGCAACCTTAGTTAAAGCCGTTTTAAATGCTTGGCCATCAAATAGTGATTATCCTGAACAGGGTACCGTCTAA
- a CDS encoding sulfurtransferase TusA family protein, whose translation MIYEYDASSEKCPVPLVQLRLLLKKMSNADFCLLRISDQGSIKDIPKLLTKQGYHYKESWLEKNTLELFISKAPQPLSSNR comes from the coding sequence ATGATCTATGAATATGATGCCAGTTCAGAAAAATGTCCTGTGCCATTAGTACAATTGCGATTATTGTTAAAAAAAATGTCGAATGCTGATTTTTGTTTACTGAGAATATCTGACCAAGGCTCTATCAAAGATATTCCTAAACTATTAACGAAACAAGGTTACCACTATAAAGAGTCTTGGCTTGAAAAAAACACCCTTGAACTTTTTATTAGTAAAGCCCCTCAACCCCTTTCATCCAACAGGTAA